A genomic segment from Glycine soja cultivar W05 chromosome 20, ASM419377v2, whole genome shotgun sequence encodes:
- the LOC114402164 gene encoding protein FLX-like 1: MAAGGAESDVSAVVGGGSRSGVLVELAEVRGSQGTDVVGEARLAHSSSSSSSSSIVTVRALEERIEARHREIQALLTDNQRLARIHVAFKQDLVATQEELCCLSATVAEVKAERDAEVRGIAAMSSELDRVRADILELVAERKELTTQLHAVESELAKASTKAQFVPTIKADIEAMP, encoded by the exons ATGGCAGCGGGGGGAGCTGAGTCCGATGTTTCTGCGGTCGTCGGGGGTGGCAGCCGCAGTGGCGTTCTCGTCGAGCTAGCTGAGGTGCGAGGATCCCAAGGCACTGATGTCGTCGGAGAG GCGCGTCTTGCacattcctcctcctcctcctcctcctcctctatcGTCACGGTCCGCGCCCTCGAGGAGCGCATCGAGGCTCGTCATCGTGAGATCCAGGCCCTGCTCACCGACAACCAACGCCTCGCCCGCATCCATGTGGCGTTCAAGCAGGACCTCGTCGCCACTCAAGAGGAGCTCTGCTGCCTCTCCGCCACTGTCGCCGAGGTCAAGGCCGAGCGTGACGCCGAGGTCCGTGGCATCGCCGCCATGAGCTCTGAGCTGGATCGCGTACGGGCGGACATTCTGGAGCTTGTGGCGGAGCGGAAGGAGCTCACGACACAACTGCATGCCGTGGAGAGCGAGCTTGCAAAGGCGAGCACGAAGGCGCAGTTTGTGCCGACGATTAAGGCCGATATAGAGGCCATGCCATGA